AGCGATTCGAGTCGCCCCAGTCTATTGACAGCGGGGCCGGGCTCCATCCTACGGACGCGGCGGCACCGGTCGCGCGGGCGTTTTGCGCAGCGTCTCCGGGCTCTCCACGGTGCGGGTGCGCAGCCAGGCCGTGGCGGCCTCGGCCGGGAGGGCGGCGGAGACCAGCCAGCCCTGGACCGCGTCGCAGCCCATCCGGTGCAGCCGCTCCCAGGTCTCGTCGTCCTCGACGCCCTCGGCGACGACGGTCAGCCCGAGCGAGTGCGCGAGCTGGACGCTGCAGCGGACCACGGCCGCGTCGTGGTCGTCGGCGACCATGCGGCTGACGAAGGAGCGGTCGATCTTCAGCTCGCCGACCGGGAGGCGGCGCAGCCGCACCAGCGAGGAGTAGCCGGTGCCGAAGTCGTCCAGGGACATGCCGACGCCGTGGCCGCGCAGCTCCTCCAGCGTCTCGGCGGCCCGGGCGCCGTCCTCCAGCAGCAGCCGCTCGGTGATCTCCAGCTGCAGCGCGTCGGCGGGGACGCCGTGCCTGGCGAGCCGCTCGGCGACGCCGGTGGCGAACCCCGTCCGCAGCACGTCGCGCGGCGAGACGTTGACGGCGACCTGCACCACGATGCCCTGTTCGCGCCAGCGCGCCAGCTGGCTGACGGCCGCCTCCAGCACGTAGTCGGTGAGCTGCGGCATCAGCCCGCTGGATTCGGCCAGCCCGACGAACTCCTCGGGACTGACCGGGCCGCGCCCGGCGCGGGACCAGCGCACCAGCGCCTCCAGGCCGACGACGCTGCCGTCGAAGGCGACCTTGGGCTGGTAATGGATCTCCACCTCGCCCTGGTCCAGCGCCCGGCGCAGGTCGCCGAGGAGACCGAGCCTGAGCGGGGTGTCCTCCTCCTGCCCGGCCTGGTAGACCGCGACTCCGGCACGGCTGCGCTGCGCGTGGACCATGGCGATGTCGGCGCGCCGCAGCAGCGACTCGGCGTCCGGGGCGTGGTCGGGCAGCACGGCGACGCCGGTGCTGGACTCCAGGATCAGCTGCAGGCCCCCGAACTGGATCGGCACGGCGACCTCGGCGGCGAAGCCGCGGGCCAGCCGCAGCAGCGCGCCGGGCTCCTCCGGCGGCTCGGGGACCAGCACGGCGAACTCGTCGCCGCCGAGGCGCGCGACGAGTGCGCCGGTGTCGACGGCGAGCGACTGCAGCCGCTGGGCGACCTGGACCAGCAGCCGGTCGCCGGCGAGATGTCCGAGCGTGTCGTTGAGCGAGCGGAACCGGTCCAGGTCGATCAGGACCAGCGCGTGCCGCGCCCGGGCGGCGGCGGCCTGCCCGGCGGCGAGGTGCAGGGCGGCGCGGTTGGGCAGCCCGGTGAGCCGGTCGGTGACGCCCTCGCGCAGCCGCTGCCGGCCGAACCACCAGGCGGCGAAGAGGACCGCGATCGGCACGCCGAAGAGCGGCAACAGCTGCGGCGCGTGCAAACCGACCACCTGGGCCAGCGGCACCAGCGGCGCCGCCCCGGCGAACCCCACGCCGAGAAACACCGCCGCCTTGACGGCGAACCCCGCACGGTCGGCACCCAGGCCTGACCGGGACGTGCGCTCCATCGGTGTTCCTCGTGCTTCCCCACTCGCCCGGATCCACCCGCACGGGACCGCGCAGGACAGCACGGACCGACAGGATCGGGCTCAGTCCAGCCTAGGGCGCGTGCCCACCGGTGACGTGGCAATCGACCGGGCCGTGACCGAGCGGTGTCCTGCCAGCGCGATGATATGGCTTTTCTGCCCTGATTTGCCCGACCGCAGCGCCGACAAACAGACTTGACATTCCGCCAGGCCGCCCCGGCCTGCTACTCCTCGACCGGCAGCGCGGCGGCCCGCGCCGCGTCCGGCCCCTCGGCCAGCAGCACGGCGAAACCGGCGTCGTCCAGGATGGCCAGCTTGAGCTGCACCGCCTTGTCGTACTTCGATCCCGGGTTGTCGCCGACGACGACGAAGTCGGTCTTCTTCGACACCGACCCGGTCACCTTGGCGCCACGCGCCTGCAGCGCGTCCTTCGCGCCGTCCCGCGTGTGGTCGGCGAGAGTCCCGGTGACCACCACGGTCAGCCCCTCCAACGGCCGCGGCCCCGACTCCTCCTCCCCGGCCTCGTCGACGAAGCGGACGCCGGCGGCACGCCACTTCTCGATGATCTCCCGGTGCCAGTCCTCGGCGAACCAGTCGACGACCGCCTTCGCGATGCCGGGGCCGACCCCCTCGACCGCGGCGAGTTCCTCCTCACCGGCGCTCGCGATCCGGTCCAGATCACGGAACTCACGCGCGATGGCCTGCGCGGCGACCGGCCCGACCCGTCGGATCGAGAGGCCGTTGAGCACCCGCCAGAGCGGCTGCTCCTTGGCCAGCTGGAGATTGTCGAGCAGTTGCGTGGTGGTCTTCTTCGGCTCGCCCCTGAGGTTGGCGAAGAAGCTGACGACCTTCTGCTCGCCGGTCTCCTCGTCGATCCGGGGCAGCCCCGTCTTCGGATCGCGCACCAGCGCCTTGATGGGCAGCAGCTCCTCGACCGTGAGGTCGAAGAGGTCGCCCTCGTTCACGAGCGGCGGGCTGGCCGGCTCCAACGGCTGGGTGAGCGCGATGGCCGCGACGTAACCGAAGCCCTCGACGTCCAGGCACTCGCGGCCGCCGAGAAAGGCGACGCGCTCCCGCAACTGCGCAGGGCAGTACCGGGCGTTGGGACAGCGGAGATCCTTGTCCCCCTCGGTCATCGGGCGCAGTTCGGTGCCGCACTCGTGGCAGTGGGTGGGCATCACGAACGGGCGCTCGGTGCCGTCGCGGAGCGCCACCACCGGGCCGAGGATCTCGGGGATGACGTCACCCGCCTTGCGGATCACGATCGTGTCGCCCAGCAGGACGCCCTTGGCCTTGACCACGTCCTGGTTGTGCAGCGTCGCGTACTGCACCATCGAACCGGCGACCTTGACCGGCTTCTCCAGCACGGCGTACGGCGTGGCCCGGCCGGTCCGGCCGATGCCGACGAGGATCCGGTCCAGCTTGGCGTTGACCTCCTCCGGCGGGTACTTCCAGGCGATGGCCCAGCGCGGCGCGCGGGAGGTGGAGCCGAGCCGGCCCTGGAGGGCGATCTCGTCCACCTTGACGACCACGCCGTCGATCTCGTGCTCGACGCTGTGGCGCTGCTCGCCGTAGCGGGCGATGAACTCCTTGACCTCCGCCAGGGTGCCGACCACCGCGTTGTGCCGTGCCGTCGGCAGACCCCATCCGTGCAGCAGCTCGTAGGCGTGCGACTGGCAGTCGATGTCGAAACCCCGGCGGGCGCCGATGCCGTGGACGATCATGTGCAGCGGGCGCTGGGCGGTGACGGCCGGGTCCTTCTGCCGCAGCGAGCCGGCCGCGGAGTTGCGCGGGTTGGCGTAAGGGTCCTCGCCGGCCGCGACCCTGGCGATGTTCAGGTCCTCGAAGTCCTCGATCGGGAAGTAGACCTCGCCGCGGATCTCCACCAGCTCCGGCGGGTTCTCACCGGTCAACCGGTGCGGGATCTCCTTGATCGTGCGCACGTTGGGGGTGATGTCGTCGCCGACCCTGCCGGTGCCCCGCGTCGCGGCACGGACCAGCACGCCCCGCTCGTAGGTCAGGTTCACGGCCAGACCGTCGATCTTCAGCTCGCACAGGTAGTGGAACTCCTGCCCCGCGAGATCACGCTCGACGCGCTCGGCCCAGGCGTCCAGCTCCTCGTCGTTGAAGGCGTTGTCCAGACTGAGCATCCGCTCCAGGTGCTCGACCTTGGCGAAGTCGGTGGTCGCGTCGCCGCCCACCTTCTGCGTCGGCGAGTCGGGCGTGCGCAGCTCGGGGAACCGCTCCTCGATCGCCTCGAGCTCGCGCATGAGCAGATCGAACTCGCCGTCGCTGATCGTCGGCGCGTCCTCGTTGTAGTACCGGTACCGGTGCTCTTCGATCTCCTGGGCAAGCTGCGCGTGCCGTGCGCGATCCTCGTCCAACGACACCGGACTCCACCCCTCGGTCGGTTATTCAGGATTGTCGGCCAGACTCTGCGCCGCGATGACGCTGTGTGACAGAGCGGTACGCGCATACGCCGGTGACGCCCCGGCCAGGCCGCAGGTCGGGGTGATCACGACGGAGCGCGGCAGCAGCGCGGGGGCCAGGCCCAGTCGCCGCCACAACGTCCTCACACCACTGACACTACCGGCCGGGTCTGACAATTTTCGGTCGGTGGAAGGCACGACACCGAGCAGAAAGACGGTCCCCGCCTCCACTCCCTCACCGATCGCGTCGTCGTCACGCTCCGTCAGCAGGGATGCGTCCAGCGACACCGCGGAGACGCCCGCCCGGCGCAGGAGCCCGATCGGGACCTGCGGTGCGCAGCTGTGCACCGCAACCGGGACGTCCAGCGCCGCCACGCCGCCGATCAGACCGCGCAGCACCTCCTCGGCCACGCCCTTGTCCACCGCGCGCAGCCGCTGCCAGCCGCTCGCCGTCTTCACCCGGCCGGCCAGCACCGCGGGCAGCGAGGGCTCGTCCAGCTGCAGCAGCACCCGCGCGCCGGGGATCCGCCGGCGCACCTCGGCCAGGTGCAGCCGCAGTCCCTCCGTCAGCGAGGCGGCGATGTCCCTGACCGCGCCGGGATCGGCCAGCGCCTTCTCGCCGCGCTGGAGTTCGACCGCCGCCGCCAAGGTCCACGGGCCCACCGCCTGGACCTTGACCGGGCCCACGTAGTCCTGGGTGAACTCCTCCAGCGCGTCCAGGTCCTCGCCCAGCCAGGAGTGGGCCCGTCGGGTGTCCCGGCCCGGATGGTCGCCGAAGCGCCAACCCGAGGGCTCGACCCTGGCGAACAGCTCGACCAGCATGCCCAGGCTGCGCCCGATCATGTCCGCGCCCGGACCGCGCGCGGGCAGCTCGGCCAGGTGCGGCAGCGCCTCCAGCGAGCCGGTGACGGTCTTCGCCGCCTCGCGCGCGTCGGTACCGGGCATCGACCCGATCCCGGTCGCGCCGGGACCGGTCAGCTCGGGAAAAGGCAGTCCGCTCATCGGCCCGGCCGTACCGTCACATCGGTGATCTCCGCGTCGCGCGGCAGGTCGAGCGCGGTGAGCACCGCCGTCGCGACCGACTCCGGCGCGATCCAGGCGTCAGCCTCGTACGCGCGGCCCTCCTGGGCGTGCACCTTGACCTGCATCGGGGTCGCGGTACGACCCGGGTAGACGGTGGTCACCCGCACCCCGTTGCCGTGCTCCTCCTCGCGCAGCGAGTCCGCCAGCGCCTTCAGCCCGAACTTGGACGCCGCGTAGACGCCCCACTCGGCGCTCGCCCGCAGGCCCGCGCCGGAGTTGACGAAGACCACGTGCCCGCGCGACATCCGGACCGTCGGCAGGAAGAGCCGGGTCAGCTCGGCCGGGGCCACCAGGTTCACGGCCAGGGTGTCCTGCCAGACCTTCACGCCCATGTCGCCGATCGCGCCCAGCTCGACCATGCCCGCGACGTGCAGCAGCGAGTCGATCCGGTCCGGCTGCGCCTGGTGCCCCAGCGCCCAGCTCAGCCGCTCCGGCTGGGCCAGGTCGCCGACCAGCGTCTGCGCGGCGGGGAACCGCTCACGCAGCTCCGCCGCGCGGCGCGCGTCCCGCGCCAGCAGCCACAGCTCCTCGCCGCGCTCGGTCAGCTTCGCGGCGACCGCCGCGCCGATGCCGGAGCCCGCTCCGGTGATCACATGCGTACCCATGGGTTCATCAGTACCACGCCCGAGCAGGCTCCCCGTGCGCCACCATGGTCGTGCGTGGTCATGCGCACGCAGACAACCTGGGGGAACAGGTGCCGGAACCGGCTGCTACGGACGAACGGACCAGCGTGGAGGAGGAGCGCCGCGGCCACATGATCGTGGTGGGGAACGACGCCCTCACCCTCCGGCTCGTCGAGGACCTCGCCGGGCTCTACGGTGAGCGGGTCGTCGTGATCGTCCCCGACGCACGCGCCTCCTACGGACCGCAACTCACCGCGCTGGGCCGGGAGCAGGCCCGGATCACCGTGCTGCAGGGACGGCGCCCGGACGAGGCCACGCTGACCGAGGCCAGGATCGGGGAGGCGGCCTCGCTCGCCCTGGTGGTCGACGACGACCAGGCCGTCACCCAGGCCGCGCTGGTGGCCCGGACGCTAAACGCGACGGTGCGCCTGGCCCTGCGCGTCCACAACCAGGCGCTGGGCGCCCGGCTGACCCGCCTGCTGGACCGCGAGGACGCCCCCGCCACCGCGGCCTCCGCCTCCGACACGGCCGCGCCCGCGCTGGTCTCCGCCGCGCTGCCCAACCGCCGGCTGACCTTCCGTCTCGATGGCGGCACCTGCAGTGTCCTCGGCCGCAACCGGAGCGAGGAGGCGGAGGAGCTCCCCGGCCGGAACGAGATCCCGATCGCCCTGCTCACCGAGGACAGCGGCGTCCTGCTGCCGCGCGAGGAGGACCTCGCCGCGGGCGCCCCCGAGAGCACCGTGCTGCGGATCCTCCACCACCGCGATCCTGACCGCCGCCGGGGCCTGCTCAGGATCGACCACCGGCGCTTCGTGGCGGGCGTGCGCTCCTTCTTCTCCAGGAAGCTGCTCGCGATCAGCCTCGCCCTGGCGCTCGTGGTCGTGCTGCTGACCGTGCTGACCTGGCAGCTGACCGGCAACTCGCTCGGTCTCTCCCTCTTCTACGTGCTGCTCGACCTCGGCTCGGCCGGCAACCCGGCCACCGACCACGGCGACAACGTGGCCCGCAAGGTGCTGCAGATCGTCACGGTCTTCACCGGCATCGTGCTGCTGGGCACGGTCGCCGCCGTGATGCTGGACAACCTCGGCGCGCTGCGCACCACGCCGAGCCCGCGCCGGGTCCCGCGGACCGTGAACAAGCACGTGGTGCTGATCGGCCTCGGCAAGGTCGGCAGCACGGTGGTGGAGCGTCTGCACGACATGCGCGTGCCCGTCGTGGTGGTGGAGCGGAACCCGTCCGTGCCCGGGCTGACCGCGATCCGCGAACGCGGGATCCCGGTGGTCGTCGGCGAGTTCGGCCGCCGCAAGGTCTTCAGGGCCGCCAGGGTGGACCGGGCGCAGGCCCTGATGGCGCTCACCAACAACGACAGCGCGAATCTGCAGGCCGTCCTCTACGCGCGCGAGCAACAGCCCGAACTGCGGGTCGTGCTCCGGCTGTTCGACGAGGAGTTCGCCGCCACGGTGTACCGCTCGCTGCGCGCGGCGCACCCGGACGCCAAGACCCGCAGCCGCAGCGTCTCCTATCTCGCCGCGCCCGCCTTCGCCGCCGCCATGATGGGTCGCCAGGTGCTGGCGGCGATCCCGGCCAAGCGCGAGCTGCTGCTGGTCGCGGACGTGGCGGTGCGGGACCAGAGCGAGCTCTACCACCGCACGGTCGGCGAGGCGTTCCACACCGGCGCCTGGCGGGTGGTCGGCATCCGGCGCTGGGACGGCTCACTGGAGTGGAACCCCGGACCCGACCGACAGCTGCGCGGCAGCGAGCGGGTCGTGGTGGTGGCCACCCGCGAGGGCCTGGGCCGATTATCAGGCCTGCTGCGGCTGGGGCTGCGGGGTGGCCCGCTCGGTGGTCGCGATCGTCGCCGAACCGACGACGCGGGTCCCGTCGTACAGGACCACGGCCTGGCCCGGCGCGATGCCGCGGACCGGCGCGTCCAGGACGACGCGCAGGCCGCCGTCCGCGTCGATCTCCGCCGTCACCGGCACCGGCTCGCCGTGGGCCCGCAGCTGCGCGTGGTAGCGCCCGGTGCCGACCGGCGCCTCCTCCCCGCACCAGCGCGGCTTGACGCCGGTGAGCGCGGCGATGTCCAGCGCCTCGACCGGGCCGACGGTGACCCGGTTGTCGACGGGCGAGATGTCCAGCACGTACCGCGGCTTCCCGTCGGCGGCGGGCCGTCCGATACGCAGACCCTTGCGCTGGCCGATGGTGAAGCCGAAGGCCCCGCTGTGCTCGCCGACGACGGTGCCGTCCACGTCCACGATGTCGCCGGTGGCCGAGCCGAGCCGCTGGGCCAGGAATCCCTGGGTGTCCCCGTCGGCGATGAAGCAGATGTCGTGACTGTCGGGCTTCTTCGCGACCGCGAGGCCGCGGCGCTCGGCCTCCACCCTGACCTGCTCCTTCGGGGTGTCCCCCAGCGGGAACATGGCATGCGCGAGCTGCTCGGCGTCGAGGACGCCGAGCACGTAGGACTGGTCCTTGCCCGGGTCGACCCCGCGGTGGAGCGTGCGCCCCCGGCCCGGCTCGTCGACGATCCTGGCGTAGTGGCCGGTGCAGACGGCGTCGAAGCCGAGGGCGACGGCCTTGTCGAGCAGCGCGGCGAACTTGATCTTCTCGTTGCAGCGGAGACAGGGGTTGGGCGTCCGCCCCGCCGCGTACTCGGCGACGAAGTCGTCGATGACGTCCTCGCGGAACCGCTCGGCGAGATCCCAGACGTAGAACGGGATCCCGATCACATCCGCGGCGCGGCGCGCGTCCCGCGAGTCCTCCAGCGTGCAGCAGCCGCGGGCCCCGGTCCGGAACGACTGCGGATTGCTCGCCAAGGCGAGATGCACGCCGGTCACCTCGTGCCCGGCCGCCACGGCCCGCGCGGCGGCGACGGCGGAGTCCACGCCCCCGGACATGGCCGCGAGCACGCGCAGCTTCCCGCCCGGCAGGGCGGCGGCGAAGGAGTCAGGGGCACCGGGAAAGTCAGACATAGTGCCTCCAAGCCTACGTGCAGTGGCAACCCGCCGGCGGCGCGCGTGCGACTACCGCCTCGTCGTCGCGCCGGCCAGGCGGGCGCGGGCGACGACGGGGGCGATGGCGTCGGCGAGGGCCTTGACGTCCGAGGGGGTCGAGGTGTGGCCGAGGGAGAAGCGGAGGGACGCCCGCGCCATCGCCGGCTCCGCGCCCATCGCGAGGAGGACGTGGCTCGGCTGGGGGACGCCCGCCGAGCACGCGGAGCCCGTCGAGCACTCGATGCCGCGCGCGTCGAGCAGCATCAGCAGCGCGTCGCCCTCGCAGCCGGGGAAGGAGAAGTGGGCGTTGGCGCTGAGCCGGCCCTCCGCGGACGGGTCGCCGTTCAGCACCGCGTCGGGAACCGCCGCGCGGACCTCCGCGATCAGCATGTCCCGCAGCGCCGCCAGTTCCGCCGCGGCCGCGGGTCTCCGCTCCGCGGCGATCGCCGCCGCCGCGGCGAACCCCGCCGCCGCGGGGACGTCCAGCGTCCCCGAGCGGACGTCGCGCTCCTGGCCGCCGCCGTGCAGCAGCGGGACCGGGCTCGCCCCGCGGGACAGCACCAGCGCGCCGACCCCGTACGGGCCGCCGACCTTGTGGCCGGTCACCGTCATCGCGTCCAGGCCCGAGTCCTCGAAGGAGAGCGGGACCTGGCCGAAGGCCTGGACCGCGTCCGCGTGCATCGGCACGCCGAACTCCCGTGCCACCGCCGAAAGTTCACGGATCGGCTGGATCGTGCCGACCTCGTTGTTGGCCCACATCACGGTGACCAGTGCGACGTCCGCCGGGTTCGCCTCGAGCGCCGCGCGCAGCGTCTGCGCGTGGACGCGGCCCAGCGGGTCGACCGGGAGCCAGTCCACGACGGCACCCTCGTGCTGCTCCAGCCAGTGCACCGCGTCCAGGACCGCGTGGTGCTCGACGGGGCTGCAGAGGATCCGGCGGCGCACGGGATCGGCGTCCCTGCGGGCCCAGTAGAGACCCTTCACCGCGAGGTTGTCGGACTCGGTACCGCCGCCGGTGAGGACGATCTCGCTCGGGCGGGCGCCCAGCGCGGCGGCGAGGGTCTCGCGGGACTCCTCGATCACCCGGCGGGCGCGGCGTCCGGCGGCGTGCAGGGACGAGGCGTTGCCGGTCTGACCGAACTGCGCGGTCATCGCCTGGACCGCCTCCGGCAGCATCGGCGTCGTGGCGGCGTGGTCGAGGTAGGGCATGGCGGGACAAGTCTAGGGCCACCCGCACGCCCTCTCCGCCCCGCACGCCGTTTCTCCCCGGGACACGGCCCGTTCGGACACGGGCCCCGCCGGCCGTACATTCCGAATACGCATCATCCATTGCAGCCTGTGCAACGGCGTCCCTATGATCCCTGCAACTGTCGGGGGCAAGCGTCGGGGCTGGTGGGACATGTCGCAGTCGGTGGACCGGGCGCTCACCGTGCTCGCCTCGCTCGCCGAGGGCCCGACCTCGCTGGAGCAGGCCGCCGCGCGCCTCGGCGTGCACAAGTCCACCGCGCTGCGGCTGCTGCGGACGCTGGAGGAGCACGGCTTCGTGCACCGCCAGGCGGACTACCGCTACCGGCTCGGCGGCGGACTCTTCTCCCTGGCCCAGTTGGCGCTGGAGAGCATCGACGTCCGCGGTGTCGCGGCCCCGCACCTCGCCGCGCTGAACGACCGCTGCGGGCACACGGTCCACCTGGCCGTGTACGAGGACGGCGAGGCGACCTACGTCGACAAGCTGGAGAGCCGCTATCCGGTCAGGATGTACTCCCGCATCGGCAAGCGCGCCCCGCTGACCGCCTCCGCCGTCGGCAAGGTGCTGCTGGCCGGCCTGCCGCCGGCCCGCCGCTCCGAGCTCGCGTACCGGCTGGAGTACCCGGCCTACACGCCCCGCTCGCTGCGGACGGCCGAGGCGCTGCTCGCCGAACTGGAGACGGTCCGCGAGCAGGGCTGGGCGATGGACCGCAGCGAGTACGAGGAGAGCGTCAACTGCGTGGCGGTCCCGATCCGCGGCATCGACGGCCGGGTGATCGCCGCGTGTTCCATCTCCACTCCCACGGTGGTGGCCCCGCTCGCCGCCCTGCGCCGGCTGGTCCCCGAGCTGACGGCCACCGCGGACGCGATCTCCCGCGAGTACGGCGGACGCTCCCGCTGAGACCGGAGCCCGCTCAGGTCTCACCGGTGTTGGAACTGCCCCGGTGCCAGGCGCGGGGCGCGCGCAGGTCGTACTTGATGGCCAGCATCCGCAGGCCGAAGGCGAGCAGCACCGCCGCACTGCCGGTCACGGCGCCGAGCGTGCCGGTGCTGATCAGCGCCGCCGTCACACCCGCGCCGAGCAGCGCGGGGACGGCGTAGAGGGAGCGGTCCCAGCGCAGCAGCGAGGGGATCTCCATGGCCAGCAGGTCACGGATCACGCCGCCGCCCGCCGCGGTGATCATTCCCAGTGCGATCGAGGCGACCACCCCCAGACCGTAGTCGTGGGCCTTCGCCGTCCCGGTCACCGCGAAGAGGCCGAGCCCCAGCGCGTCGAGCGTCTGCACGGTGAGGTTGATCCTGGCGACCTCGGGGTGCAGGAAGAACACCACCAGCGTCGCGATCAGGGGCGTCACGAAGTAGCCGATGTTCGTGAACGCGACCGGGGGCACCGCGCCGATCAGCTCGTCGCGCAGCACGCCCCCGCCCAGCGCCGTCGCCTCCGCGAGCACCGCCATGCCGAAGACGTCGAAGTTCTTCCGCACCGCGAGCAGGCTGCCGGAGAGGGCGAAGACGAAGATGCCGGAGAGGTCGAGCACCTGCTCGACCCCCGGGGAGAAAAGCTGCGAGGTCACCCCGCATTTCTATCGTGAAATACGGGATGACCTCGCGTGGCGGCCTGGGCCGCGGGAGACCTCGGGAACCTCGGACGTGCTCAGGTGTTCTCGGGGAAGTGACAGGCCACCTGGTGGCCGGTCTTGAGCGCCACCAGCGGCGGCTCCTCCGTCGCGCACTGCTCCGTCGCCTTCCAGCAACGGGTGCGGAAGCGGCAGCCGGAGGGCGGGTTGACCGGCGAGGGCACGTCACCGGTGAGCAGGATGCGCTCGCGCTGCTCCTTGCGGTTCGGGTCCGGCACCGGCACCGCGGACATCAGCGCGTTGGTGTACGGGTGCATCGGCGACTTGTAGAGGGAGTCCCGGTCCGCGATCTCGACGATCTTGCCCAGGTACATCACCGCGACGCGGTCCGACACGTGGCGCACCACGGAGAGGTCGTGGGCGATCACCACGTAGGTGAGGCCCAGCTCCTGCTGCAGGTCGTCGAGGAGGTTGACGACCTGCGCCTGGATCGACACGTCCAGCGCCGAGACCGGCTCGTCCGCGACGATCATCTTCGGCCGCAGCGCGAGCGCGCGGGCGATGCCGATGCGCTGGCGCTGACCGCCGGAGAACTCGTGCGGGTAGCGGTTGTAGTGCTCGGGGCTGAGCCCGCACAGCTCCAGCAGGTCCTGGACCGCGGTCTTGATGCCGTTCTCGGTCTTGATGTTCTGCAGCCGGAACGGCGCGCCGACGATCGTCCCGATCGTGTGCCTCGGGTTCAGCGAGGAGTACGGGTCCTGGAAGATCATCTGGATGTCGCGTCGCAGCGGACGCATCTGCGCGGTGTTCAGGTGCGTGATGTCCACGCCCTCGAACTCCACCTTGCCGCCGGTCGGCTCCAGCAGACGGGTGATCAGCCGGCCCATGGTCGACTTGCCGCAGCCGGACTCGCCCACCACGCCCAGGGTCTCACCGCTGCGGACGTCGAAGGTGAGGCCGTCCACGGCCTGCACCGCACCGACCTGGCGCTGCAGCAGGCCCTTCTTGATCGGGAAGTGCTTGACCAGGTTGGTGACCTTGAGCAGCGCCTCGCCCTCGGACGCGGGGGGAGTCGCGGGCGCCGGGACGGTCGCCGTCGAGCTTTCTTCACTCATTGTTTCTTCGTCTCCTCGACTTGCTACCGGCTAGAGCCGGGGAGCGATCTCCTCGGTGAAGATCTGCTGACGGGCCTCCAGGGACATGTGACAGGCCGCCAGGTGGTTCTCGCCCACGCTGACCAGCTGCGGAGTCACGGTCTGCGACTTGCCGTCGGTGCGGTCCGCGTAGGGGCACCGGGGGTGGAAGGCGCAGCCGTTCGGCAGGTTGATCAGCGACGGCGGGTTGCCCTGGACCGGGACGAGCCGCTCCTGCAGCTCACGGTCGATGCGGGGCATCGAGCCGAGCAGACCCCAGGTGTAGGGGTGCTCGGGCTCGGTGAAGAGCTTGTCGGCCGGGCCCTTCTCCACGCACTTGCCGCCGTACATCACCAGGATGTCGTCGGCGAGCTCGGCGACGACGCCGAGGTCGTGCGTGATGATGATGACCGAGGAGCCGAACTCCTTCTGCAGGTCCCGGATCAGGTCCAGGATCTGCGCCTGCACGGTCACGTCGAGCGCGGTGGTCGGCTCGTCGGCGATCAGCAGCGAGGGGTCGTTGGCCAGCGCCATCGCGATCATCGCGCGCTGACGCATACCGCCGGAGAACTCGTGCGGGTGGTTGTCCACGCGCTTGTCCGGCTGCGGGATGCCGACACGGTCCAGCAGCTGGATCGCGTGCTGGCGCGCGGCGGCCTTGCCGGCCTGCGGGTTGTGCTGGCGGTAGCCCTCGATGATCTGCTGGCCGACCGTGTAGTACGGGTGCATGGCCGTCAGCGGGTCCTGGAAGATCATCGCCATCTTCTGGCCGCGGAGTCTGCGCACCTCCTCGGGGGAGGCGCTGATCAGCTCCTGGCCGTCCAGCCAGATCTCGCCGGAGAGCTTCGGGCCGCGCTTCTTCCCGACGTTGCGGTGCAGACCCATGATCGACAGCGAGGTCACCGACTTGCCAGAGCCGGACTCGCCCACGATGCCGAGGGTCTTGCCGCGCTCCAGGTCGAAGCTCAGGCCGTCGACGGACTTGACCAGACCGTCGTCGGTGGGGAAGTGGCAGCGCAGGTCGCGCACCGAGAGGAACGAGGTGGGAGCCACGCTGCCGACCGTCGTCTTGTCGTTCTTGGGGTCGGTCATGCGAGCCTCACACGGGGGTCGACGAC
This genomic interval from Streptacidiphilus rugosus AM-16 contains the following:
- the mnmA gene encoding tRNA 2-thiouridine(34) synthase MnmA; this encodes MSDFPGAPDSFAAALPGGKLRVLAAMSGGVDSAVAAARAVAAGHEVTGVHLALASNPQSFRTGARGCCTLEDSRDARRAADVIGIPFYVWDLAERFREDVIDDFVAEYAAGRTPNPCLRCNEKIKFAALLDKAVALGFDAVCTGHYARIVDEPGRGRTLHRGVDPGKDQSYVLGVLDAEQLAHAMFPLGDTPKEQVRVEAERRGLAVAKKPDSHDICFIADGDTQGFLAQRLGSATGDIVDVDGTVVGEHSGAFGFTIGQRKGLRIGRPAADGKPRYVLDISPVDNRVTVGPVEALDIAALTGVKPRWCGEEAPVGTGRYHAQLRAHGEPVPVTAEIDADGGLRVVLDAPVRGIAPGQAVVLYDGTRVVGSATIATTERATPQPQPQQA
- a CDS encoding cysteine desulfurase family protein; the encoded protein is MPYLDHAATTPMLPEAVQAMTAQFGQTGNASSLHAAGRRARRVIEESRETLAAALGARPSEIVLTGGGTESDNLAVKGLYWARRDADPVRRRILCSPVEHHAVLDAVHWLEQHEGAVVDWLPVDPLGRVHAQTLRAALEANPADVALVTVMWANNEVGTIQPIRELSAVAREFGVPMHADAVQAFGQVPLSFEDSGLDAMTVTGHKVGGPYGVGALVLSRGASPVPLLHGGGQERDVRSGTLDVPAAAGFAAAAAIAAERRPAAAAELAALRDMLIAEVRAAVPDAVLNGDPSAEGRLSANAHFSFPGCEGDALLMLLDARGIECSTGSACSAGVPQPSHVLLAMGAEPAMARASLRFSLGHTSTPSDVKALADAIAPVVARARLAGATTRR
- a CDS encoding IclR family transcriptional regulator, with the translated sequence MSQSVDRALTVLASLAEGPTSLEQAAARLGVHKSTALRLLRTLEEHGFVHRQADYRYRLGGGLFSLAQLALESIDVRGVAAPHLAALNDRCGHTVHLAVYEDGEATYVDKLESRYPVRMYSRIGKRAPLTASAVGKVLLAGLPPARRSELAYRLEYPAYTPRSLRTAEALLAELETVREQGWAMDRSEYEESVNCVAVPIRGIDGRVIAACSISTPTVVAPLAALRRLVPELTATADAISREYGGRSR
- a CDS encoding trimeric intracellular cation channel family protein, translated to MTSQLFSPGVEQVLDLSGIFVFALSGSLLAVRKNFDVFGMAVLAEATALGGGVLRDELIGAVPPVAFTNIGYFVTPLIATLVVFFLHPEVARINLTVQTLDALGLGLFAVTGTAKAHDYGLGVVASIALGMITAAGGGVIRDLLAMEIPSLLRWDRSLYAVPALLGAGVTAALISTGTLGAVTGSAAVLLAFGLRMLAIKYDLRAPRAWHRGSSNTGET
- a CDS encoding ABC transporter ATP-binding protein, coding for MSEESSTATVPAPATPPASEGEALLKVTNLVKHFPIKKGLLQRQVGAVQAVDGLTFDVRSGETLGVVGESGCGKSTMGRLITRLLEPTGGKVEFEGVDITHLNTAQMRPLRRDIQMIFQDPYSSLNPRHTIGTIVGAPFRLQNIKTENGIKTAVQDLLELCGLSPEHYNRYPHEFSGGQRQRIGIARALALRPKMIVADEPVSALDVSIQAQVVNLLDDLQQELGLTYVVIAHDLSVVRHVSDRVAVMYLGKIVEIADRDSLYKSPMHPYTNALMSAVPVPDPNRKEQRERILLTGDVPSPVNPPSGCRFRTRCWKATEQCATEEPPLVALKTGHQVACHFPENT
- a CDS encoding ABC transporter ATP-binding protein — translated: MTDPKNDKTTVGSVAPTSFLSVRDLRCHFPTDDGLVKSVDGLSFDLERGKTLGIVGESGSGKSVTSLSIMGLHRNVGKKRGPKLSGEIWLDGQELISASPEEVRRLRGQKMAMIFQDPLTAMHPYYTVGQQIIEGYRQHNPQAGKAAARQHAIQLLDRVGIPQPDKRVDNHPHEFSGGMRQRAMIAMALANDPSLLIADEPTTALDVTVQAQILDLIRDLQKEFGSSVIIITHDLGVVAELADDILVMYGGKCVEKGPADKLFTEPEHPYTWGLLGSMPRIDRELQERLVPVQGNPPSLINLPNGCAFHPRCPYADRTDGKSQTVTPQLVSVGENHLAACHMSLEARQQIFTEEIAPRL